In Acidaminococcus fermentans DSM 20731, one genomic interval encodes:
- the glf gene encoding UDP-galactopyranose mutase, with translation MKYNYLIVGAGLYGAAFAQQAREAGKSVLVIDKRPQIAGNVYTRDVEGIHVHQYGAHIFHTNNKEVWDYVNRFATFNRFTNSPVANYHGELFSLPFNMYTFNKMWGVATPEEATAKIEEQKRQAGITNPRNLEEQAISLVGTDIYEKLIKGYTEKQWGRPCTELPAFIIKRLPVRLTFDNNYFNALYQGIPVGGYTRLVANMLEGIEVRLNEDYLENKEKWDALADKVVYTGPIDAYFHYEYGPLEYRSVRFETELLDKPNYQGVAAMNYTDRETPWTRIIEHKWFQFGKDDNGNDLSKTVISREYSSEWKVGDEPYYPVNDEKNSALYQKYRQRAADEKNVLFGGRLGEYKYYDMDAVLGVALAAAKEELRK, from the coding sequence ATGAAATACAACTACCTCATCGTCGGCGCCGGCTTGTATGGCGCCGCTTTTGCGCAGCAGGCCCGGGAAGCAGGCAAATCCGTCCTGGTCATCGACAAGCGGCCCCAGATTGCCGGCAACGTGTATACCCGGGACGTGGAAGGCATCCATGTGCACCAGTATGGCGCCCACATCTTCCACACCAACAATAAGGAAGTATGGGACTACGTGAACCGGTTTGCCACCTTCAACCGCTTCACCAACTCCCCAGTGGCCAACTACCATGGGGAACTGTTCTCTCTGCCCTTCAACATGTACACTTTCAACAAAATGTGGGGTGTGGCGACACCGGAAGAAGCCACTGCCAAAATTGAGGAACAGAAGCGCCAGGCGGGGATCACCAACCCCCGAAACCTGGAGGAACAGGCCATTTCCCTGGTGGGTACCGACATCTACGAAAAACTAATCAAGGGGTATACGGAAAAACAGTGGGGCCGTCCCTGCACAGAACTGCCGGCTTTCATCATCAAACGCCTGCCGGTGCGGCTGACCTTTGACAACAACTACTTCAATGCCCTGTATCAGGGCATCCCTGTGGGCGGGTACACCAGACTGGTGGCCAATATGCTGGAAGGCATCGAAGTGCGCCTGAACGAGGATTATCTGGAGAACAAAGAAAAATGGGATGCCCTGGCGGATAAAGTGGTCTATACCGGTCCCATCGATGCTTATTTCCACTATGAATATGGTCCCCTGGAATACCGCAGCGTCCGGTTTGAAACAGAACTGCTGGATAAACCCAATTACCAGGGCGTAGCCGCCATGAACTACACCGACCGGGAAACACCCTGGACCCGGATCATCGAACACAAATGGTTCCAGTTCGGCAAAGACGATAACGGCAACGACCTGTCCAAAACCGTCATCAGCCGGGAATACAGCTCCGAATGGAAAGTAGGGGATGAACCCTACTATCCAGTAAACGATGAGAAGAACAGCGCCCTGTATCAAAAGTACAGACAGCGTGCCGCAGACGAGAAAAATGTCCTGTTCGGTGGCCGGCTCGGAGAGTATAAGTATTACGATATGGATGCAGTCCTTGGAGTCGCACTGGCTGCGGCAAAGGAAGAATTGCGTAAGTAG
- a CDS encoding four helix bundle protein, with the protein MFFQKMIVWDKAKKLTIDTYRLVKFLPKEELYSLSDQMRRAAISIISNIAEGSGRVTARETRYFLGIARGSVNELHAQLIVCQELEYLTQAQVKPLMALSDEVRRMLTSLIAKESYD; encoded by the coding sequence TTGTTCTTCCAAAAGATGATTGTATGGGATAAAGCAAAAAAATTGACCATTGATACCTATCGACTTGTAAAATTTTTACCCAAAGAAGAATTGTACTCCTTATCTGACCAGATGCGACGCGCTGCCATTTCTATCATATCCAATATTGCAGAAGGTTCTGGTAGAGTCACGGCTCGAGAAACTCGCTATTTTTTGGGCATTGCCCGTGGATCTGTTAACGAGCTTCATGCGCAACTGATAGTCTGCCAGGAACTGGAATATCTGACTCAAGCGCAAGTCAAACCGCTGATGGCGTTGTCAGATGAAGTAAGAAGGATGCTGACGTCACTTATAGCGAAAGAGTCTTATGACTAG
- a CDS encoding DUF4422 domain-containing protein translates to MDLKILIAAHKPYWMPSDPVYLPLQVGAEGKSLIPGYTPDNTGDNISSKNPHYCELTGLYWAWKNLSCEYIGLCHYRRYFGHQVHTDDLEKKKAAIFSGADYEKLLGQYDVILPVKRNYYIETVRSQYEHAHYKKDLDEVEAIIAEKYPQYSAAFTTVMNRRKLHILNMFAMKKTLFDQYCSWLFDILFTLESRIDISSYSPYEARIYGFLSERLFNVWLEKQGLKEVEVPVVFLERVDWPKKIREFLARKFLGKKQ, encoded by the coding sequence ATGGACCTCAAAATCCTCATTGCCGCCCATAAACCCTACTGGATGCCCTCCGACCCTGTTTACCTGCCTTTGCAGGTGGGGGCTGAGGGAAAATCTTTGATTCCGGGATATACGCCGGACAACACCGGGGACAATATTTCCTCCAAGAATCCCCATTACTGCGAACTAACCGGATTGTACTGGGCCTGGAAGAATCTTTCCTGTGAGTATATCGGCCTGTGCCATTACAGACGGTACTTCGGCCACCAGGTCCATACGGACGACCTGGAAAAGAAAAAGGCGGCCATCTTCAGCGGTGCCGATTACGAAAAGCTGCTGGGCCAGTATGATGTGATCCTGCCCGTAAAGCGGAACTATTACATCGAAACTGTGCGCAGCCAGTACGAACACGCCCATTACAAAAAAGACCTTGACGAAGTGGAAGCCATCATTGCCGAAAAATATCCCCAATACAGCGCTGCTTTCACCACCGTCATGAACCGGCGCAAGCTCCACATCCTGAACATGTTTGCCATGAAAAAGACCCTGTTCGACCAGTACTGCAGCTGGCTGTTTGATATCCTGTTCACCCTGGAAAGCCGCATCGACATCAGCAGCTACAGCCCTTATGAAGCCCGGATCTACGGCTTCCTGTCCGAACGCCTCTTTAACGTCTGGCTGGAAAAACAGGGGCTGAAAGAAGTGGAAGTGCCCGTGGTATTTTTGGAGAGAGTGGACTGGCCGAAGAAGATTCGGGAGTTTTTGGCCCGTAAATTTCTTGGTAAGAAGCAGTAA
- a CDS encoding transposase → MNDSSCVFEIIEKTVSTSENRLSISSLCKMAGVSRSGYYAWVKAEAFRQAQEEQDRKDFELILAAYKRRGYKKDARSIYMELLHMDPPVIMNVKKIRRLMKKFHLLCPIRKANPYRQLAKALKTNTVADNLLQRQFEDYGPRMVLLTDITYLPSAHPSSITGIV, encoded by the coding sequence ATGAACGATTCCTCTTGTGTGTTCGAAATCATAGAAAAGACGGTAAGTACCAGCGAGAACAGACTTTCCATCAGCAGTTTATGCAAGATGGCAGGCGTGTCCCGAAGCGGTTATTATGCCTGGGTAAAGGCGGAAGCATTTCGGCAGGCCCAGGAAGAACAGGACCGCAAGGACTTTGAACTGATCCTTGCCGCTTACAAAAGACGAGGGTACAAGAAGGACGCCCGCAGCATCTATATGGAGCTGCTCCACATGGATCCGCCCGTCATTATGAATGTGAAGAAAATCCGTCGTCTGATGAAAAAGTTCCACCTGCTTTGCCCCATCAGGAAGGCGAATCCCTATCGGCAGCTGGCGAAAGCCCTGAAGACCAATACGGTGGCCGATAACCTGCTGCAGCGCCAGTTTGAGGACTATGGCCCTCGCATGGTACTGCTGACAGATATTACCTATCTTCCTTCGGCGCATCCCTCCAGTATCACCGGAATCGTTTGA
- a CDS encoding HTH domain-containing protein: MSRKLFTEEQIAALRQNPYVYSVSRSTLVLRKSFKEIFYTEYMEGVYPKDVFKKYGFDPAVLGERRIGGALQHIKEEYAKYGCFYEGRRPADRSDTAAKVKPEDDIKALRHEVEYLRQEVEY; encoded by the coding sequence ATGAGCAGAAAACTTTTTACTGAGGAGCAGATTGCAGCGTTGCGCCAGAACCCTTATGTGTATAGCGTAAGCCGCTCTACCCTGGTCCTGAGGAAGTCCTTTAAAGAAATCTTTTACACCGAATATATGGAAGGAGTCTATCCTAAAGACGTCTTCAAAAAATACGGCTTTGACCCTGCTGTGCTGGGCGAAAGACGCATTGGCGGTGCTCTCCAGCATATCAAAGAGGAATATGCCAAATATGGTTGTTTCTATGAAGGCAGGAGACCCGCCGACAGGTCTGACACCGCCGCCAAGGTCAAGCCTGAAGATGACATTAAGGCCCTCAGACATGAAGTTGAATACTTGCGGCAGGAAGTGGAATATTAA
- a CDS encoding AAA family ATPase — translation MLIKYWIENYKSFYKRAEFHMQPAPRLQQLSYSVLNEKAGRKKVRGLCSSVVYGPNAAGKTSFLGALEVLKAIVLEGHIRDKERMTNNISVNQLKYIPNIRYFLSGDKIIKPVTLGVEAVTEGLLFSYEISFQCENLLNSHIEREILSESLSVNGKEIYIRKGNKVKFVNRVPMAYRNGTEELKGISKLSLQTEPTELFLTGNFKAFYSSKLVKLIRDWFTNKLFIVYEAAFVDILPNLADNRSNASFGMINDLAKAIGSSANEMVYINDPDGQPKLFSEFGTPNKKVLIPANQFESLGTRRIVSIFPAIAKAFLNGATLLVDELDASIHTMAIISLINVFHNDEINRNHAQLIFNTQNPIYLNRNIFRTDEIKFVDRNDETHCSELYALSDFGTKGSTRAKNTNNYMTNYFVNRYGAIRNIDLSDIFLKILEEQDNK, via the coding sequence ATGCTGATAAAATATTGGATCGAGAATTATAAATCTTTTTATAAGCGGGCAGAATTCCATATGCAGCCTGCACCTCGGCTGCAGCAGCTTTCTTACAGCGTATTGAATGAAAAGGCGGGAAGGAAAAAAGTTCGTGGACTTTGCTCCAGTGTAGTCTATGGACCCAATGCGGCAGGAAAAACATCTTTCCTAGGAGCCTTAGAAGTCCTGAAAGCCATCGTCCTGGAAGGGCATATCCGGGATAAAGAACGGATGACCAATAATATCAGTGTCAATCAGTTGAAATACATTCCCAATATCCGTTACTTTTTATCTGGAGATAAAATCATTAAACCAGTAACCTTGGGAGTAGAAGCCGTAACAGAGGGACTGCTTTTTTCTTACGAAATCAGTTTCCAATGCGAAAATCTCCTCAACAGTCATATAGAACGGGAAATCTTATCAGAATCACTTTCTGTAAATGGTAAAGAAATCTATATCCGCAAAGGGAATAAGGTCAAGTTTGTGAATAGAGTTCCCATGGCATATCGGAATGGAACTGAAGAATTGAAGGGGATTTCCAAGCTCTCCCTGCAGACAGAACCTACGGAACTTTTTCTTACAGGAAATTTCAAAGCTTTTTACAGTTCCAAACTGGTCAAACTGATCAGAGACTGGTTTACCAACAAACTCTTCATTGTCTATGAGGCTGCCTTTGTAGATATTCTTCCCAATCTGGCAGATAACAGATCCAATGCCTCTTTTGGCATGATCAATGATTTGGCAAAAGCCATCGGCAGCAGTGCCAATGAAATGGTCTATATCAATGATCCAGACGGACAACCCAAATTGTTTTCCGAATTTGGTACACCTAATAAAAAAGTGTTGATACCGGCCAACCAGTTCGAATCCCTGGGTACCCGCCGGATTGTAAGCATTTTTCCTGCTATTGCCAAGGCATTTTTAAATGGAGCAACCCTTTTGGTCGATGAGCTGGATGCCAGTATCCATACCATGGCCATTATCAGCCTCATCAACGTATTCCATAATGATGAAATCAACAGGAATCATGCGCAGCTGATTTTTAATACCCAGAATCCTATTTATTTGAACCGGAATATTTTCCGGACAGACGAAATCAAGTTCGTAGATAGGAATGATGAAACCCATTGCAGTGAACTTTATGCATTGTCAGATTTTGGCACTAAAGGAAGCACCAGAGCAAAAAACACCAATAATTACATGACCAACTATTTTGTAAATCGTTACGGAGCTATCCGTAATATTGATTTAAGTGATATTTTCCTAAAAATTTTGGAGGAACAGGATAACAAGTAA